The following coding sequences lie in one Porphyromonas asaccharolytica DSM 20707 genomic window:
- a CDS encoding FimB/Mfa2 family fimbrial subunit: protein MSRNTLYITLLALICSMLLSVSCQRMNGGAVPDDDPSRITCLRFSMAGIELPNASLREQGNNPSIQSDPEDYEDYVGELAVLIYKVGAADNQSMLVKSHFTTEQSFLMELQPEEGAKYHFCFVANYPESWKNTLEGLQTYAALKTTLQHLESFKSRDTGTPLYNGAVMNGTEKSLFPMARIYENQTIPMGGSVTVPKPFTPTTVATDPLTPVSNWPDGHETGTTQQTVNLVRSSAKVSLNLTGDGVSKIKSIKICNVATQHSFMENKASGAATAELTDKPFNGSGSITGNSFKTKIYVPERLLGKASATLGWDKVNNTPIGKPCYIEITMQSGVVHKIPVIANTTPGSEYTYLDVATGNDPSNQADYTIIRNHHYQYDIRVPADGKYLVIDFKVKPWTLIASEMEFTHPKYTCTLKLVDTLTNEETPVTDISQEVLLPSNKVVEVTFNITKPVGAIWSASITNGLNFLFTGTTYDQVEPEIVSGSSKIYTFRIKPRQEFTTEPFYTQFYITVDGKELNLDPTRAIDSYMNEGGSERWRIKQVMY from the coding sequence ACTCCCGAACGCTTCTCTGCGTGAGCAGGGCAACAATCCCTCCATACAGTCTGACCCTGAGGACTACGAAGACTATGTAGGCGAGCTAGCAGTTTTGATCTATAAGGTGGGCGCTGCAGATAATCAGAGTATGCTCGTCAAGAGCCACTTCACGACGGAGCAATCTTTCCTTATGGAGCTACAGCCCGAGGAGGGGGCTAAGTATCACTTTTGCTTTGTAGCAAACTACCCTGAGAGCTGGAAGAATACACTGGAGGGCTTGCAAACTTATGCCGCCCTGAAGACGACACTACAGCATCTAGAGAGTTTCAAAAGCCGTGACACAGGCACGCCACTCTACAATGGGGCTGTCATGAATGGTACAGAGAAGAGTCTCTTCCCCATGGCGCGTATCTATGAGAACCAAACCATCCCCATGGGTGGAAGCGTGACCGTACCCAAGCCCTTTACTCCGACAACGGTAGCTACAGATCCGCTCACTCCTGTCAGCAATTGGCCTGACGGTCACGAGACTGGCACGACACAGCAGACCGTTAACTTGGTTCGCTCCTCAGCAAAGGTCAGCCTCAACCTCACGGGTGATGGAGTCAGTAAGATCAAGAGCATCAAGATCTGCAATGTAGCTACGCAGCACTCATTTATGGAAAATAAAGCCTCAGGGGCAGCAACTGCAGAGCTAACAGATAAGCCCTTTAATGGTAGTGGCTCCATCACGGGCAATAGCTTCAAGACGAAGATATACGTCCCTGAGCGACTCCTCGGGAAGGCTTCCGCTACACTGGGATGGGATAAGGTTAACAACACACCCATAGGGAAGCCTTGCTATATAGAGATCACGATGCAGAGTGGAGTCGTACACAAGATTCCCGTCATCGCCAACACGACTCCAGGGTCCGAGTATACCTACCTAGATGTTGCTACGGGCAATGACCCAAGCAATCAAGCCGACTACACTATCATACGCAACCACCACTATCAGTACGATATCCGTGTGCCAGCTGATGGTAAGTATTTAGTCATAGACTTTAAGGTCAAGCCCTGGACGCTGATTGCGTCTGAGATGGAGTTCACGCACCCCAAGTATACGTGCACGCTCAAGCTCGTCGATACTTTAACCAATGAGGAAACACCCGTGACCGATATCTCTCAGGAGGTGCTGCTCCCAAGTAATAAGGTCGTTGAGGTAACCTTTAATATCACCAAGCCCGTAGGCGCTATCTGGTCAGCCTCCATCACGAACGGACTGAACTTCCTCTTTACGGGCACGACCTACGATCAGGTAGAGCCTGAGATCGTCAGTGGTTCCTCAAAGATCTACACCTTTAGGATCAAGCCCCGACAAGAGTTTACCACTGAGCCATTCTACACTCAGTTTTACATCACAGTCGACGGCAAAGAGCTGAACCTAGATCCTACTAGGGCTATAGATAGCTATATGAATGAAGGTGGCTCAGAGCGGTGGCGTATCAAACAAGTAATGTACTAA